The stretch of DNA TATAAAGAATATTTCCATATATATTACCCGGATTCGGGCACATATCACGATGTAATGACCGGCAATTCATTCCCGGAGATTTTTGTTGACGGGAATTCCGGATATACCCTCTTCTCGGTCAGGGACAAATGGCTCTCAGATGAAAAGGAACTGGTTATGGAAACCTGCGATTTCGACGAAACATGCTCGGATTCCATAAAACTCCTGGAAGGAGAATTAAAAGGAGTCAAAATAATGCAGACATCCGACGGCGGATATCTTATTGCATACCTGACAGGAGGTGAGGAAGAATGACGGGAAAGACGATCTCCCCGTTAATCGTTCTTTCGATTCTCGTGATCTTCTTCGCCGGAGGATCGGTTTTTCTCGCAATGACCCTGCCGGAAGGGTGCTCCGATGTCTGCGGGCCGGTTTATGAGGTCAACTACTTAGACACATTTTACATCCTCTCCCCGGGAAACATCCCCGGCAGCATTTACTATGGCGAGCCTGAGATAGAATATGACGGAGAGAAGTGGACTCTTCCAAAAGACTATGGAAACGAAATAAACCGGGAACACCGGATTTCGGATGAAGAATACATGTTTCCGCCGGGAGCCGCAATCCCCGTTTACAACCCGGACATTGAGATAAAAGACGACAAAGTATTCTTCGACGCCATTGTCTACAACAACATCGGCTACGATCTCTCTAATGTTACATTCAGCGTTTTATTCGATGTAACAATCAGGAAGAACACCGACGGCGGATACGGTGCATACAGCAGGTACGATCCCGGCCTCTGGCCGGAAAACGTCACAATAGAAAATCTCCCGGACAACTCGTCAAAGGAGATTAGGATCTTCGCCCCGCTTTTCGAGGTGAGCGGGCCCGAATCGGTACATGTCGACGTATTCATGATCCTGCCTGAAAATTTGACGGCAGAAGACGGAACCCTGCTTGAATTCGACAGAAACGAGTACATCCCTTCCGTAACCATACCGGATATCTACGATGCAGGCAGTTCCGGCAGACAGAACGACCAGACAAACGTATTCGGGTATTACATCAACGGGCGATGATTACCCTGACAGGTAATGCCCGAAACCCTTCCCCAGGCGTACTTATTCCACGGATTAAAATCCGTATTCACAATATAACTCCATATTTTACCCGGGAAAGTTATATTTCGTGAGAGATTCTTCTTTCTAACAGGAATTGATCATCATTTAACCGGTTGAAAATAATCAAAACAAATCTCCAGAATCTCCCAATAAACTGAAAGAGGCGCCTGCATGATTGAGATCTACAAATCAAACCCGGAAGAATCCGCCGTCATCAAGATCGATCAGCCTGAAAAGAACTGCTGGATCAATCTTACCCACCCTTCGGGAGACGAAATAGGAAAGATCGCCTCTGAGCTGCAGATTCCGGCCGACTTTCTCGCCGCAGCCCTTGATGAAGAGGAAAGACCGCGTCTCGAATACGAAGACGGCGTTTCGCTCATATTAATCGATATCCCCCGCGAGACCGAAAGCGACATGCCGTACCTGTATGACACGCTCCCTCTCGGGATAATAATCAAGCAGGACCATGTCGTCACAATATGCCTCTCCGAGTCCCCCATCATCAGGCAGTTCATCGACGGGAGGATCAAATCGTTTTTCACCAGTAAAAAGACGAGATTTCTCTTCCTGATTCTATACCAAACCGCAAAACAATACCTGAAATACCTCAGGATAATAGACAGGAAAAGCACGGAATTCGAAGAGGTGCTGAAAAAATCAATCCGCAACGAAGCCCTGCTCACGCTCATGAACCTGCAGAAGAGTCTCGTATTCTTCTCGACATCCCTGAAATCAAACGAGATCGTGCTTGAAAAGATCATGAAATCGAGCCCGATACAGTTCTACGAAGAAGATGTCGAACTCCTCGACGATGTCATCATCGAGAACAAGCAGGCGATCGAGATGGCGAACATCTACACGACAATCCTCACCGGAACCATGGACGCGTTCGCCTCGATAATCAATAACAACATGAATGCGATCATAAAAATACTGGCATCGATCACTATCATCCTATCGATACCGACCATCGTCACCAGCTTCTTCGGGATGAACGTCGGCCTCCCGCTACAGCAGAATCCGCTCGCCTATATATACATCATACTATTTGCCGCGATAATCTGCTTCTGTCTCGGTTATATCCTGAAGAAGAAAGATTTCCTGTAATACTGTAAGGATGCATTCCGGGCATATCCGGTGCCGCCCGGGAAAAAAATAAAAAATTATACCTTATGTAAGGTACTGTTGTCGGAATCGGTAAGAGTCTCCCCGTCTGATGACATTGTGAACGTGAAATCCCATTCTTCATCCGGGTAGTTGACATCGAAGACATAACCGTCGTTATCGG from Methanolacinia petrolearia DSM 11571 encodes:
- a CDS encoding magnesium transporter CorA family protein → MIEIYKSNPEESAVIKIDQPEKNCWINLTHPSGDEIGKIASELQIPADFLAAALDEEERPRLEYEDGVSLILIDIPRETESDMPYLYDTLPLGIIIKQDHVVTICLSESPIIRQFIDGRIKSFFTSKKTRFLFLILYQTAKQYLKYLRIIDRKSTEFEEVLKKSIRNEALLTLMNLQKSLVFFSTSLKSNEIVLEKIMKSSPIQFYEEDVELLDDVIIENKQAIEMANIYTTILTGTMDAFASIINNNMNAIIKILASITIILSIPTIVTSFFGMNVGLPLQQNPLAYIYIILFAAIICFCLGYILKKKDFL